From Rutidosis leptorrhynchoides isolate AG116_Rl617_1_P2 chromosome 3, CSIRO_AGI_Rlap_v1, whole genome shotgun sequence, a single genomic window includes:
- the LOC139900502 gene encoding uncharacterized protein produces MESLSKNKRSRPDSDVSDSNSTESKRIRPDLLDALEDSEALITNPKLELFIKSFENEISNSGRDSVAGDFQPDLGFLFEASDDELGLPSANITPVESEKKEDVIESVELDSFEYGLDYTGGDFGVNTCNDDDEYVKLDGVFECTNVELGSPDRSLVPDTLPAQ; encoded by the coding sequence ATGGAATCACTGAGTAAAAACAAGCGATCCCGACCCGACTCGGATGTATCCGACTCCAACTCAACCGAGTCTAAGCGGATCCGACCCGATCTTCTCGACGCACTCGAAGATTCCGAAGCTTTGATCACCAATCCAAAACTTGAGTTGTTCATCAAAAGCTTTGAAAACGAGATATCAAATTCAGGTCGTGATTCCGTCGCCGGCGATTTTCAGCCGGATCTCGGATTTCTGTTCGAAGCGTCAGATGATGAACTCGGACTCCCGTCGGCGAACATAACGCCGGTTGAATCGGAAAAGAAGGAGGATGTGATTGAGTCAGTTGAGTTGGACTCGTTCGAGTATGGATTAGATTACACTGGTGGTGATTTTGGAGTGAATAcgtgtaatgatgatgatgaatatgtgaAGTTGGATGGAGTGTTTGAGTGTACTAATGTAGAGTTAGGATCGCCGGACCGGTCACTGGTGCCGGATACTTTGCCGGCTCAGTAA